One window of the Ureibacillus sp. FSL W7-1570 genome contains the following:
- a CDS encoding transposase family protein yields MSHHHSIRNLLNIKDKNITFDENFCAEELIKGVQSKVFYGQLTYQPKACYACGHVFDVQIIKHGFKTSLIKMPSISGFHTYLKLRKQRYFCKHCHSTFTLKTSVVAKNCCISNNTKVAIALNAKDKISEKDIAMKHNVSHATVSRVIDSFYSYYQPNVHYLPKHLCFDEFNVNFHIISG; encoded by the coding sequence ATGTCTCACCATCATTCTATACGAAACCTACTCAATATAAAAGACAAAAATATCACATTTGATGAAAATTTTTGTGCAGAAGAACTCATTAAAGGGGTCCAATCAAAAGTCTTTTATGGCCAATTAACTTACCAACCAAAAGCTTGTTATGCTTGTGGACATGTCTTTGATGTTCAAATCATTAAACACGGTTTTAAAACGTCTCTCATTAAAATGCCTAGCATTTCAGGTTTTCATACCTACTTAAAATTGCGTAAACAGCGTTATTTCTGTAAACATTGTCATTCCACGTTTACTTTAAAAACGAGCGTCGTGGCTAAAAACTGTTGTATTTCCAACAATACTAAAGTAGCGATTGCTTTAAACGCCAAAGATAAAATATCCGAAAAAGATATTGCGATGAAACATAATGTTTCTCATGCCACTGTCAGTCGTGTCATTGACAGCTTTTATAGCTATTATCAACCAAATGTTCACTACCTTCCAAAGCATTTGTGTTTTGATGAGTTTAATGTAAATTTTCACATTATTTCAGGCTGA
- a CDS encoding AAA family ATPase, with amino-acid sequence MYKTFYSLSHEPFSKEMKPSDAYLATSYREALAGLDYIKRTRGIGLFIGEPGSGKTFTLRTFKESLNPSLYHVVYFPLSTGGVMDFYRGLALGLGEEPKYRKVDLFYQIQQGIERLYTERRITPVLILDEMHLAKDAFLQDLAILFNFQMDSTNPFVLILTGLPHLQTRLRLNQHRPLNQRIIMRYQMGPLTKEEVGQYIEQRMKMAGAKIPIFTPAALEAIALQSQGWPRVINILATTCLLYGYQMKKEQIDEEIVRMAAEEHHLY; translated from the coding sequence ATGTATAAAACCTTCTACTCCCTTTCTCATGAACCCTTTTCGAAAGAAATGAAGCCGTCGGATGCCTATCTCGCTACTTCGTATCGAGAAGCATTGGCGGGATTGGATTATATCAAACGAACGAGAGGAATCGGTCTATTCATTGGTGAACCGGGATCTGGAAAAACGTTTACGTTACGAACGTTTAAAGAGTCGTTGAATCCATCGTTGTATCATGTCGTCTATTTTCCTCTTTCCACAGGAGGAGTGATGGATTTTTACCGAGGGCTTGCGCTTGGGTTGGGAGAAGAGCCAAAATACCGGAAGGTCGATTTGTTTTATCAAATTCAGCAAGGAATCGAACGATTGTACACCGAACGAAGAATCACTCCTGTCTTGATTTTGGATGAGATGCATCTGGCTAAAGATGCCTTTCTGCAAGATCTTGCGATTTTGTTTAATTTTCAAATGGATTCGACGAATCCATTTGTCTTGATTTTAACTGGCCTTCCGCATTTACAAACGCGGCTTCGGCTCAACCAGCATCGGCCGTTGAATCAACGTATCATCATGCGATATCAAATGGGGCCATTGACGAAAGAAGAAGTTGGTCAATATATAGAACAGCGAATGAAAATGGCGGGAGCGAAGATTCCGATTTTTACTCCAGCAGCGCTAGAGGCCATCGCTTTACAATCTCAAGGATGGCCAAGAGTGATCAATATCCTAGCCACGACTTGCCTCTTGTATGGATACCAAATGAAAAAAGAACAGATCGATGAAGAAATCGTTCGAATGGCGGCAGAGGAACATCATCTTTACTAA